One genomic window of Candidatus Nitrosopumilus sediminis includes the following:
- a CDS encoding Dna2/Cas4 domain-containing protein, with protein sequence MMGDRDFRSIVENALDSIGKELEIDIDSADIQTIHLHEVVHCLRRSYYDRIDPQEIQRRGFNELLSGLLRKLQYGSDPKEFAIDDIKLKGQVDMLIDDSIFLFRGATNELENPHANDVLYLNACMWIYDKPDGIIVYITGDRKETTFSISRNKKMFEEVIRRVRVLNDLLKEQKTPIIEPSTECSECQYYERCFMKKKNTKQLDLAEMLGFGNKKD encoded by the coding sequence AAAGAGTTAGAAATTGATATTGATTCAGCGGATATTCAAACAATACATCTACACGAGGTTGTTCATTGTCTAAGACGTTCATATTATGATAGGATTGATCCTCAAGAGATCCAAAGAAGGGGATTCAATGAACTTCTTTCAGGACTACTTAGAAAATTACAATATGGAAGCGACCCAAAAGAATTTGCTATTGATGATATCAAACTGAAGGGTCAGGTGGATATGTTAATTGATGATTCAATATTCTTATTCAGAGGAGCAACAAATGAGTTAGAAAATCCACATGCAAATGATGTTCTTTATCTTAATGCATGTATGTGGATTTATGATAAGCCAGATGGAATTATTGTTTACATTACTGGCGATAGAAAAGAAACAACATTTTCAATCTCACGAAATAAAAAAATGTTTGAAGAAGTAATTAGAAGGGTTAGAGTTCTAAATGATCTTCTCAAAGAGCAAAAAACTCCTATCATAGAGCCTTCCACTGAGTGCTCTGAATGTCAATATTATGAAAGATGTTTCATGAAAAAGAAGAATACTAAACAACTGGATCTTGCAGAAATGTTAGGGTTTGGTAACAAGAAAGATTAG
- the pyrH gene encoding UMP kinase, with product MKKRIVIKLSGKIFGMDNVKALKDYAAFLVKINKICQPIVIAGGGTIARHYISHARYSGADESTLDELGIEISRLNAKLLIYALKNKAYSHPPTTLQEVKHAVDDGLIVVTGGLHPGQSTNGTAALIAEKVKAEQFLNATDVDGVYDRDPNKFKNAKKFKRIELKNLKNMLVHEDSVAGGYDLMDIVALKIIERSKIKTRILKATTKNIEKAIKGGDVGTEIILSSK from the coding sequence ATGAAAAAACGAATTGTCATTAAATTATCAGGTAAAATTTTTGGCATGGATAATGTCAAAGCCCTAAAAGACTATGCTGCATTTTTAGTAAAAATAAATAAGATTTGCCAACCAATTGTTATTGCTGGTGGTGGAACAATTGCACGACATTATATTTCCCATGCAAGATATTCTGGAGCTGATGAATCTACTCTTGATGAATTAGGAATTGAAATTTCAAGATTAAATGCAAAATTACTAATTTATGCTCTAAAAAATAAAGCATATTCTCATCCACCAACTACTTTACAGGAAGTAAAACATGCAGTAGATGATGGATTGATTGTAGTGACAGGAGGTCTTCATCCTGGTCAAAGTACAAATGGTACTGCTGCATTAATTGCAGAAAAAGTAAAAGCCGAACAATTCCTTAATGCTACTGATGTAGATGGAGTTTATGATAGGGATCCAAACAAATTCAAAAATGCCAAAAAATTCAAACGAATTGAATTGAAAAATTTGAAAAATATGTTGGTTCATGAAGATTCTGTAGCTGGTGGCTATGACTTGATGGATATTGTGGCTCTAAAAATTATTGAACGTTCTAAAATAAAAACGCGAATTCTAAAAGCCACTACAAAAAATATTGAAAAGGCAATAAAGGGTGGCGATGTTGGTACTGAAATCATACTCTCTTCAAAATAG